Proteins from a single region of Gordonia hongkongensis:
- a CDS encoding aldehyde dehydrogenase family protein produces the protein MTAVVPDTALHERVRDFISADRPMLIGGEWVWSASGRTFETIDPATARPLTSVAHGDAADIDRAVRAARQAFDDGPWTRMKPNERERLLWRVGDILTERAEEFGQLEALDNGKAATIAAAVDTNWSADIFRYNAGLATKITGSTVDVSMPFVPGGEFHAYTLREPVGVCGLIVPWNFPLLMAAFKLAPALAAGNTVILKPAEQTPLTALLLGEVFQEAGFPPGVVNIVTGYGEAGAALAAHDDVDKIAFTGSTEVGKKIVDAAKGNLKKVSLELGGKSPNIVFADADFEKAVAGSVAAWMFNHGQCCVAGTRLFVERPIFDDFTAAVAEAASQAKIGPGLDPSTELGPLVSQEQFDRVSGYLAAGLADGARALTGGKRWGDEGFFIEPTVFVDVDPSFSIVQEEIFGPVVAAMPFDADTGVAAAANDSIYGLAAGIWTTDLSKAHRTARQIKAGSVWVNQYNGFDTAMPFGGYKQSGWGRELGSSAIELYTQTKAVNISL, from the coding sequence ATGACCGCCGTCGTTCCCGACACCGCCCTGCATGAGCGCGTTCGCGATTTCATCTCCGCCGACCGTCCGATGCTGATCGGCGGCGAGTGGGTGTGGTCGGCCTCGGGCCGCACCTTCGAGACCATCGATCCCGCGACGGCGCGTCCGCTCACCTCGGTCGCCCACGGCGACGCGGCCGACATCGATCGCGCGGTCCGCGCCGCGCGCCAGGCCTTCGACGACGGCCCGTGGACCCGGATGAAGCCGAATGAACGCGAACGCCTGCTCTGGCGGGTCGGCGACATCCTCACCGAACGCGCCGAGGAGTTCGGCCAGCTGGAGGCGCTCGACAACGGCAAGGCGGCCACCATCGCCGCCGCGGTCGACACCAACTGGTCGGCCGACATCTTCCGCTACAACGCGGGCCTCGCCACCAAGATCACCGGGTCGACGGTCGACGTCTCGATGCCGTTCGTGCCCGGCGGCGAGTTCCACGCGTACACCCTGCGCGAGCCGGTCGGAGTCTGCGGCCTGATCGTGCCGTGGAACTTCCCGCTCCTGATGGCCGCGTTCAAGCTGGCCCCCGCATTGGCGGCCGGCAACACCGTCATCCTCAAGCCGGCCGAACAGACCCCGCTGACGGCCCTGCTCCTCGGCGAGGTGTTCCAAGAGGCCGGCTTCCCACCGGGCGTGGTCAACATCGTCACCGGTTACGGCGAGGCCGGCGCGGCGCTCGCCGCGCACGACGACGTCGACAAGATCGCGTTCACCGGCTCGACGGAGGTCGGCAAGAAGATCGTCGACGCCGCGAAGGGCAACCTCAAGAAGGTGTCGCTGGAACTCGGCGGCAAGAGCCCCAACATCGTCTTCGCCGACGCCGACTTCGAGAAGGCGGTCGCCGGGTCGGTCGCGGCCTGGATGTTCAACCACGGACAGTGCTGTGTCGCCGGAACACGTCTCTTCGTCGAGCGGCCGATCTTCGACGACTTCACCGCGGCCGTCGCGGAGGCGGCCTCGCAGGCCAAGATCGGACCCGGCCTCGACCCGTCGACCGAACTCGGACCGCTGGTCAGCCAAGAGCAGTTCGATCGCGTCTCGGGATACCTGGCAGCGGGCCTCGCCGACGGCGCACGGGCGCTGACGGGCGGAAAGCGTTGGGGCGACGAGGGATTCTTCATCGAACCGACCGTCTTCGTCGACGTCGACCCGAGTTTCTCTATCGTGCAGGAGGAGATCTTCGGTCCCGTCGTCGCCGCCATGCCCTTCGATGCCGACACCGGGGTCGCGGCCGCGGCCAACGACTCCATCTACGGTCTCGCAGCAGGCATCTGGACCACGGATCTGTCCAAGGCGCACCGGACAGCTCGACAGATCAAGGCCGGCTCGGTCTGGGTGAACCAGTACAACGGCTTCGACACCGCCATGCCGTTCGGCGGTTACAAGCAGTCGGGATGGGGGCGCGAACTCGGCTCGTCGGCCATCGAGCTCTACACCCAGACCAAGGCCGTCAACATCTCGCTCTGA
- a CDS encoding NDMA-dependent alcohol dehydrogenase: MSLTTKAAVLTGPGKPFEIVELDLDEPREGEVLIKYTAAGLCHSDLHLTDGDLPPRYPIVGGHEGSGIIEAVGPGVTKVKPGDHVVCSFIPNCGTCRYCSTGRQNLCDMGATILEGSMPDGTFRFHGGGDDFGAMCMLGTFAERATISQHSVVKVDEWLPLDKAVLVGCGVPSGWGTSVYAGGVRAGDTVVIYGIGGLGINAVQGAVSAGAKYVVVVDPVALKRDTALKFGATHAFADAAEAAEKVNELTWGQGADQALILVGTVDAEVVANATAVVGKGGTVVITGLADPTKLTVQVSGTDLTLNQKTIKGSLFGSANPQYDIVKLLRLYDAGQLKLDELVTQTYTLDQVNEGYQDLRDGKNIRGVIIHAE; this comes from the coding sequence ATGTCTCTCACCACCAAGGCAGCTGTCCTCACCGGACCCGGAAAGCCGTTCGAGATCGTCGAACTCGACCTCGACGAGCCCCGCGAAGGCGAAGTGCTGATCAAGTACACCGCGGCCGGCCTGTGCCACTCCGACCTTCACCTGACCGACGGCGACCTCCCGCCCCGCTATCCCATCGTGGGCGGCCACGAGGGTTCGGGGATCATCGAGGCGGTCGGCCCGGGCGTCACCAAGGTCAAGCCCGGCGACCACGTGGTCTGCAGCTTCATCCCGAACTGCGGCACCTGCCGCTACTGCTCCACCGGCCGGCAGAACCTCTGCGACATGGGCGCCACCATCCTCGAGGGATCGATGCCCGATGGCACATTCCGATTCCACGGTGGCGGTGACGATTTCGGAGCCATGTGCATGCTCGGCACGTTCGCCGAACGCGCGACGATCTCGCAGCACTCGGTCGTCAAGGTCGACGAGTGGTTGCCGCTCGACAAGGCAGTGCTCGTCGGTTGCGGCGTGCCCTCGGGCTGGGGCACCTCGGTGTACGCGGGCGGCGTACGTGCCGGCGACACCGTGGTGATCTACGGCATCGGCGGCCTGGGCATCAACGCGGTGCAGGGCGCGGTGTCGGCCGGGGCCAAATACGTCGTGGTGGTCGACCCGGTCGCGCTCAAGCGCGACACGGCGCTCAAATTCGGTGCAACACATGCCTTCGCCGACGCCGCCGAGGCCGCGGAGAAGGTCAACGAACTGACCTGGGGGCAGGGTGCCGACCAGGCCCTCATCCTCGTCGGCACGGTCGACGCGGAGGTCGTGGCCAACGCGACCGCCGTCGTGGGCAAGGGCGGGACGGTCGTCATCACCGGTCTTGCCGATCCGACGAAGCTGACCGTGCAGGTCTCCGGAACCGATCTGACCCTGAACCAGAAAACCATCAAGGGCAGTCTGTTCGGCTCGGCCAATCCGCAGTACGACATCGTCAAACTGCTGCGCCTGTACGACGCGGGGCAGCTCAAGCTCGACGAACTGGTCACGCAGACCTACACCCTCGACCAGGTCAACGAGGGCTACCAGGATCTGCGGGACGGCAAGAACATCCGCGGGGTCATCATCCACGCGGAGTGA
- a CDS encoding Pr6Pr family membrane protein yields the protein MTVTWWIRLLRIAFAALGVTALVYQAVLRYGDAGFTLANFFSYFTVLSNIFAALILLVGGLLAPASPAWEWCRGAATTCMVITGIVYALLLQGIDVDVTYAWVNDVLHRVIPLVMLLDWIVVRARRLPERAWLSWLTIPLVYGVYTLIRGPFADWYPYPFIDPRGQGYLSMTISLMVVFVGMAFMSFGVYWVGTRGRRPDAPEPGHPAAERG from the coding sequence GTGACCGTGACCTGGTGGATACGTCTGCTCCGCATCGCCTTTGCCGCCCTGGGCGTCACCGCGCTCGTGTATCAGGCGGTGCTGCGCTACGGCGACGCCGGCTTCACGCTCGCGAACTTCTTCAGCTACTTCACGGTGCTGAGCAATATCTTCGCCGCGCTCATCCTGCTCGTCGGCGGACTGCTGGCCCCGGCAAGCCCGGCCTGGGAGTGGTGCCGCGGGGCGGCGACCACCTGCATGGTCATCACCGGGATCGTCTATGCGCTTCTGCTGCAGGGCATCGACGTCGATGTCACCTACGCCTGGGTGAACGACGTGCTGCATCGCGTCATCCCGCTGGTGATGCTCCTGGACTGGATCGTGGTGCGCGCCCGGCGACTCCCCGAGCGGGCGTGGCTGTCCTGGCTGACGATCCCGCTCGTGTACGGCGTCTACACCTTGATCCGCGGGCCGTTCGCGGACTGGTATCCCTACCCGTTCATCGATCCGCGCGGGCAGGGTTATCTGTCGATGACGATCTCGCTCATGGTCGTGTTCGTCGGCATGGCCTTCATGTCGTTCGGCGTCTACTGGGTCGGCACCCGCGGTCGGCGACCCGATGCGCCGGAACCCGGACACCCCGCCGCCGAACGCGGTTAG
- a CDS encoding TetR/AcrR family transcriptional regulator: MTTSSANTRSPQQERSRLTRERLLRSTVDALAADGWAAATVAAVAERAGVSRGAAQHHFPTREALITAALEQVFEDMTRAAVGDAHASPEAADEVTPDRVIRAVQRAVDVYTGTEFKAALQVWAAAASDPALRRLILPLEAKFARAAHQRTMAAMGVAPDDETGYRLVQATLDMARGLGLADTLSDDSARRALVVDTWSAQLVAAFGSAPADPPDAD, encoded by the coding sequence GTGACCACGTCGTCGGCGAACACCCGCTCTCCGCAACAGGAACGCTCGCGGTTGACCCGCGAGCGCCTGTTGCGGTCCACGGTCGACGCGCTGGCCGCGGACGGCTGGGCCGCCGCGACCGTGGCCGCGGTCGCCGAACGTGCCGGCGTGTCCCGCGGTGCGGCGCAACATCACTTCCCGACGCGCGAAGCCCTCATCACCGCGGCACTCGAGCAGGTCTTCGAGGACATGACCCGCGCTGCCGTCGGGGATGCGCACGCATCGCCGGAGGCGGCCGACGAAGTGACCCCGGACCGGGTCATCCGCGCCGTCCAGCGGGCCGTCGACGTCTACACCGGCACCGAATTCAAGGCAGCACTCCAGGTCTGGGCCGCCGCCGCGTCCGACCCGGCGCTGCGGCGGCTCATCCTGCCACTCGAAGCGAAGTTCGCCCGCGCGGCCCATCAGCGGACGATGGCCGCGATGGGGGTGGCCCCGGACGACGAGACCGGTTACCGGCTGGTGCAGGCGACTCTGGACATGGCGCGCGGACTCGGCCTGGCGGACACGCTGTCCGATGACTCCGCCCGGCGTGCGCTGGTCGTCGACACCTGGTCGGCGCAGCTCGTCGCGGCGTTCGGGAGCGCGCCCGCGGACCCGCCGGACGCGGACTAA
- a CDS encoding acyl-CoA dehydrogenase family protein — MTVDTNPFVETTERAELRAAVAGLAAKYGQEYFRECARTGRKTDELWAEAGKLGFIGVNLPEEYGGGGAGMYELAIVMEEIAASGTGLLMLVVSPAICGNVIARFGTDEQKQRWLPGLADGSITMAFGITEPDAGSNSHQITTTARRDGSDWLLTGQKVYISGVDQAQAVLIVARTEDAKTGNLKPALFIVPTDSENFSYTMIDMELQNPEKQFQLFLDDVRLPADALVGSEDAALSQLFAGLNPERIMAAASAVGMGRFALDKAVSYVKERTVWKTPIGAHQAIAHPLAQGKVELEMAKLMMQKAATLYDAGDDWGAAEPANMAKYAAAEACVKVVDQAVHSLGGNGLTTEYGLAPMLSLARIARIAPVSREMILNFVAQTSLGLPKSY, encoded by the coding sequence ATGACCGTGGACACCAATCCGTTCGTGGAGACCACCGAACGCGCCGAGCTGCGCGCGGCGGTCGCCGGACTCGCCGCGAAGTACGGACAGGAGTACTTCCGTGAGTGCGCGCGCACCGGCCGCAAGACCGACGAGTTGTGGGCCGAGGCGGGCAAGCTCGGCTTCATCGGGGTCAATCTCCCCGAGGAGTACGGCGGCGGCGGTGCCGGTATGTACGAGCTCGCCATCGTGATGGAGGAGATCGCCGCGTCGGGCACCGGACTGCTGATGCTCGTCGTCTCACCGGCCATCTGCGGCAACGTCATCGCGCGTTTCGGCACCGACGAGCAGAAGCAGCGGTGGCTGCCGGGTCTCGCCGACGGGTCGATCACGATGGCATTCGGTATCACCGAACCCGATGCCGGCTCCAATTCCCACCAGATCACCACCACGGCCCGTCGGGACGGCTCGGACTGGTTGCTCACCGGCCAGAAGGTCTACATCTCCGGCGTCGACCAGGCGCAGGCCGTGTTGATCGTCGCCCGCACCGAAGACGCGAAGACCGGCAACCTCAAGCCCGCGCTCTTCATCGTCCCCACCGACTCCGAGAACTTCTCGTACACGATGATCGACATGGAACTGCAGAACCCCGAGAAGCAGTTCCAGCTCTTCCTCGACGATGTGCGATTGCCCGCCGACGCGCTCGTCGGCTCCGAGGACGCTGCCCTGAGTCAACTGTTCGCCGGGCTCAATCCGGAACGCATCATGGCCGCGGCGTCGGCCGTCGGGATGGGCCGGTTCGCGCTCGACAAGGCGGTGTCGTACGTGAAGGAGCGCACGGTGTGGAAGACGCCGATCGGTGCGCACCAGGCGATCGCGCACCCGCTCGCCCAGGGCAAGGTCGAGCTCGAGATGGCCAAGCTGATGATGCAGAAGGCCGCGACCCTCTACGACGCCGGCGACGACTGGGGCGCCGCCGAGCCGGCCAACATGGCGAAGTACGCGGCCGCGGAGGCCTGTGTGAAGGTCGTCGACCAGGCCGTGCACTCCCTGGGCGGCAACGGTCTGACCACCGAGTACGGACTGGCGCCGATGCTGAGCCTCGCCCGGATCGCCCGCATCGCCCCGGTGAGCCGGGAGATGATCCTCAACTTCGTCGCGCAGACCAGCCTCGGGCTGCCGAAGTCCTACTGA
- a CDS encoding acyl-CoA dehydrogenase family protein, whose protein sequence is MPIASPIWETPERLELRSTVRRFVDKHILPFQDDWEREGAIPRELHIEAAKLGLFGLGVPEEVGGSGGDLIDSTILGEELHYAGAAGGVFASLFTHGIALPHLIAAGDPDQIDRWVRPTLAGEKIGSLAITEPGGGSDVGHLTTKAERDGDHYVVNGSKTYITSAVRADFVVVAVRTGGPGAAGVSLLVVEKGTPGFEVTRKLDKMGWRSSDTAELSFVDARVPVTNLVGPENSGFAQIATAFVTERSGLAVQAYASAQRCLDLTLQWARDRETFGKPIIARQSVQDTLIEMARRIDIARTYTRALVERKVSSTDDLIAEVCFAKNTAVEAGEWVANKAVQLHGGLGYMTGTEVERQYRDMRIIGIGGGTTEILNGLAAKRLGYQA, encoded by the coding sequence ATGCCCATCGCCAGTCCGATCTGGGAGACACCCGAACGCCTCGAACTGCGTTCCACCGTGCGCCGATTCGTCGACAAACACATCCTCCCGTTCCAGGACGACTGGGAGCGCGAGGGTGCCATCCCCCGTGAACTGCACATCGAGGCGGCCAAACTGGGTCTGTTCGGGCTCGGGGTCCCCGAGGAGGTGGGTGGCTCCGGCGGTGATCTGATCGACAGCACGATCCTCGGCGAGGAACTCCACTACGCCGGCGCGGCCGGTGGCGTCTTCGCGTCGCTGTTCACCCACGGCATCGCCCTGCCGCACCTGATCGCCGCCGGCGACCCCGACCAGATCGACCGGTGGGTGCGGCCCACGCTCGCGGGCGAGAAGATCGGGAGCCTGGCGATCACCGAACCCGGCGGCGGAAGCGACGTCGGCCACCTGACGACGAAGGCCGAGCGCGACGGGGACCACTACGTCGTCAACGGTTCCAAGACCTACATCACCTCCGCGGTCCGCGCCGACTTCGTCGTCGTCGCCGTCCGCACCGGAGGACCGGGAGCCGCGGGCGTCTCACTGCTCGTCGTCGAAAAGGGCACACCCGGCTTCGAGGTCACGCGGAAGCTGGACAAGATGGGGTGGCGCAGTTCCGACACCGCGGAACTGTCCTTCGTCGATGCGCGGGTGCCGGTCACCAACCTGGTCGGGCCCGAGAACTCCGGATTCGCGCAGATAGCAACTGCTTTCGTCACCGAACGGTCCGGTCTGGCGGTGCAGGCGTACGCCAGTGCGCAACGCTGCCTCGATCTCACCCTGCAGTGGGCGCGCGACCGTGAGACCTTCGGCAAACCGATCATCGCCCGGCAGTCGGTGCAGGACACGCTGATCGAGATGGCGCGCCGCATCGACATCGCCCGCACCTACACGCGGGCCCTCGTCGAACGGAAGGTCAGCTCCACCGACGACCTCATCGCCGAGGTGTGCTTCGCCAAGAACACCGCGGTCGAGGCGGGGGAGTGGGTGGCCAACAAAGCCGTTCAGCTGCACGGCGGCCTCGGTTACATGACCGGCACCGAGGTCGAACGGCAATACCGCGACATGCGCATCATCGGGATCGGTGGCGGCACCACCGAGATCCTCAACGGACTGGCCGCCAAACGGCTCGGTTACCAGGCCTGA
- a CDS encoding TIGR03084 family metal-binding protein encodes MPEGQAAVIGVVADLEAEAAQLDALVAGLDDAGWATPTPAPGWTIAHQIAHLAWTDEVAAIAATDPDRFGALLSEAASSVATYVDDAAEAGSAAPADEILAGWRAARDRLADALREVPAGVKIPWFGPPMSAASMATARLMETWAHGLDVADALGVPVVPTDRIRSVAHIGVRTRDFAYIVNGRTPPAEPFHYALTAPSGEIWTWGPDDASNSVRGPALDFCFLVTQRRALADLALELIGPDAVEWSGIAQCFAGPPGPGREPRAS; translated from the coding sequence ATGCCTGAGGGACAAGCAGCCGTGATCGGCGTCGTCGCCGACCTCGAAGCCGAAGCCGCGCAGCTCGACGCGCTCGTCGCGGGTCTCGACGATGCGGGCTGGGCCACCCCGACGCCGGCGCCGGGCTGGACGATCGCGCACCAGATCGCGCATCTGGCGTGGACCGACGAGGTGGCGGCGATCGCGGCCACCGACCCGGACCGGTTCGGCGCACTGCTCTCCGAGGCGGCGAGCAGCGTGGCGACCTACGTCGACGACGCCGCCGAAGCGGGTTCCGCCGCGCCGGCCGACGAGATCCTGGCCGGGTGGCGGGCGGCCCGCGACCGTCTCGCCGACGCGCTGCGCGAGGTGCCGGCCGGCGTCAAGATCCCGTGGTTCGGGCCACCGATGTCCGCGGCGTCGATGGCGACCGCGCGCCTGATGGAGACATGGGCACACGGCCTCGATGTCGCCGACGCCCTCGGTGTTCCCGTCGTGCCGACCGATCGGATCCGCAGCGTCGCCCACATCGGCGTCCGCACACGCGACTTCGCCTACATCGTCAACGGCCGCACCCCGCCGGCCGAGCCGTTCCACTACGCGCTCACCGCGCCGTCGGGCGAGATCTGGACCTGGGGCCCGGACGACGCGTCGAACAGCGTGCGCGGGCCGGCCCTCGACTTCTGCTTCCTGGTGACCCAGCGACGCGCACTCGCCGACCTCGCACTCGAGCTCATCGGACCCGACGCGGTCGAATGGTCGGGTATCGCACAGTGTTTCGCAGGCCCACCCGGGCCGGGTCGCGAACCGCGGGCGAGCTGA
- a CDS encoding PaaI family thioesterase, with protein MSQPHDPLSAFHLGGISVSESGVRASQRLCPRFADHRGVIELPALAVLFDHCGGIPFHRIHDDPAAATLQARLTMSTHGRAEVGDLVAARAEVVMHDDAWGSTSVEIRTGTGDLCCVGTARNVRVGRAPTGATPSAEIGLATPRCSDDDGSVLPEPIPAALSGRAVVEEIASKMREPGPLTDMLNGRVEVIDGTTDRESGIRFRSATEPWMGNMFGTMHGGVIATIAGQAASFAGHLHAGAGQEYSIGDMAIGFYRSPAVDGSEVVVEVTPIKLGRRISSFEATMTSYDDILLSRATVDIHYR; from the coding sequence ATGAGCCAGCCGCACGATCCCCTGTCCGCGTTCCACCTCGGCGGCATCTCGGTGTCGGAGTCGGGGGTGCGGGCCTCGCAGCGGCTGTGCCCGCGGTTCGCCGACCATCGGGGCGTGATCGAGCTGCCGGCGCTCGCCGTGCTGTTCGATCACTGCGGTGGTATCCCGTTCCATCGCATCCACGACGACCCCGCCGCGGCGACCCTCCAGGCACGCCTGACGATGTCCACGCACGGCCGCGCAGAAGTGGGCGACCTGGTCGCCGCACGGGCCGAGGTGGTCATGCACGACGACGCCTGGGGCTCGACGTCGGTCGAGATCCGCACCGGTACCGGGGACCTGTGCTGCGTCGGGACCGCGCGCAACGTCCGGGTCGGCCGTGCCCCGACCGGCGCCACCCCGTCCGCCGAGATCGGTCTCGCGACACCGCGATGCAGCGACGATGACGGGTCCGTCCTGCCCGAGCCCATACCCGCCGCGCTGTCCGGGCGGGCCGTGGTCGAGGAGATCGCGTCGAAGATGCGGGAACCCGGCCCGCTCACCGACATGCTCAACGGCCGCGTCGAGGTGATCGACGGCACCACCGACCGCGAGTCCGGCATCCGCTTTCGCAGCGCCACCGAACCGTGGATGGGCAACATGTTCGGCACCATGCACGGCGGCGTCATCGCCACCATCGCCGGCCAGGCGGCATCGTTCGCCGGGCATCTGCATGCCGGGGCCGGGCAGGAGTACTCGATCGGGGACATGGCGATCGGTTTCTACCGTTCACCTGCTGTCGACGGCAGTGAAGTGGTGGTCGAGGTGACGCCGATCAAACTCGGCCGCCGCATCTCGTCCTTCGAGGCGACGATGACCTCCTACGACGACATCCTGCTGAGCCGAGCCACGGTCGACATCCACTACCGCTGA
- the fadD1 gene encoding fatty-acid--CoA ligase FadD1: MAETVTQLLQARADDDNLAITYEGRQWTWREYIRDAERAASAILGIADTERPLHVGVLLGNTPDMLIALAAGALGGYVTAGINNTRRGEGLAADIVRADCQILLTDAEHRPLLDGLELPGVTVLDTSTPQWAEMLSGAAELTPHSVPGAMDTFMLIFTSGTSGNPKPVQFAHMMMPFAGPVLADKYDIGPGDVCYLSMPLFHSAALMGGYCVALCGGAAIAPAKFSASTFLADIRRYNATYMNYVGKPLAYILATEERPDDADNPLRVAFGNEATDRDIDDFSRRFGCTVWDGFGSTELAIIITREPGTPHGSIGKGFPNVAVYNSSTLTECPRAEFDSSGALINADDAIGELVNIEGGGMFMGYYNDSDATSERLRHGMYWSGDLAYKDADDWIYLAGRTGDWMRVDGENLAAGPIERVLLRVPEINRVAVYAVPDDHVGDAVMAAVVLQDGVELTPESFAEQLAAQADLSPKAWPTYVRIEDDLPTTATNKILKRTLKSEGAVPGTGTLWVREPRSRVYRQAVAAQA; the protein is encoded by the coding sequence ATGGCCGAGACAGTCACCCAGCTCCTGCAGGCACGCGCCGACGACGACAACCTCGCGATCACCTACGAGGGTCGGCAATGGACGTGGCGCGAGTACATTCGCGACGCCGAACGCGCCGCGTCGGCGATTCTCGGCATCGCCGACACCGAGCGCCCGCTGCATGTGGGTGTGCTGCTCGGGAACACGCCGGACATGCTGATCGCCCTGGCCGCCGGCGCGCTGGGCGGTTACGTGACGGCGGGGATCAACAACACTCGCCGCGGTGAGGGTCTGGCGGCCGACATCGTGCGCGCGGACTGTCAGATCCTGCTCACCGACGCCGAGCACCGCCCTCTCCTCGATGGCTTGGAGCTACCGGGCGTGACGGTGCTGGACACCTCTACTCCGCAGTGGGCCGAGATGCTCTCCGGCGCCGCGGAGTTGACCCCGCATTCGGTACCCGGGGCGATGGACACGTTCATGCTGATCTTCACCTCGGGGACCAGTGGAAACCCCAAGCCGGTCCAGTTCGCGCACATGATGATGCCGTTCGCGGGTCCGGTGCTCGCCGACAAATACGACATCGGCCCCGGCGACGTCTGCTACCTGTCGATGCCCCTGTTCCACAGTGCCGCGCTCATGGGGGGTTACTGCGTCGCACTGTGCGGCGGTGCCGCGATCGCGCCCGCCAAGTTCTCCGCCTCGACCTTCCTGGCCGACATCCGCCGCTACAACGCGACGTACATGAACTACGTGGGCAAACCGCTCGCCTACATCCTGGCCACCGAGGAGAGGCCCGACGACGCCGACAATCCGCTCCGGGTGGCGTTCGGCAACGAGGCCACCGACCGCGACATCGACGATTTCTCGCGCCGGTTCGGTTGCACCGTCTGGGACGGCTTCGGTTCCACCGAGCTGGCGATCATCATCACCCGTGAGCCCGGCACGCCGCACGGTTCGATCGGCAAGGGTTTCCCGAACGTCGCCGTGTACAACTCGTCGACGCTGACCGAATGCCCGCGTGCCGAATTCGACTCCAGCGGAGCGCTTATCAATGCCGACGACGCGATCGGCGAGCTGGTGAACATCGAGGGCGGCGGGATGTTCATGGGCTACTACAACGATTCCGACGCCACCAGCGAGCGTCTCCGCCACGGGATGTACTGGTCGGGCGACCTCGCGTACAAGGACGCCGACGACTGGATCTACCTCGCCGGCCGGACCGGCGACTGGATGCGCGTCGACGGCGAGAACCTCGCCGCCGGACCGATCGAACGGGTGCTGTTGCGCGTTCCCGAGATCAATCGCGTTGCCGTGTATGCCGTTCCGGACGACCACGTCGGCGATGCGGTGATGGCCGCCGTTGTCCTGCAGGACGGCGTCGAGCTGACCCCGGAGTCCTTCGCCGAACAGCTTGCCGCACAGGCCGACCTGTCGCCGAAAGCGTGGCCGACGTATGTCCGGATCGAGGACGACCTGCCCACGACCGCAACGAACAAGATCCTCAAGCGCACCCTGAAATCCGAGGGAGCCGTCCCCGGCACGGGCACACTCTGGGTGCGCGAGCCGCGGTCCCGCGTGTATCGACAAGCCGTCGCCGCACAGGCATGA
- a CDS encoding TIGR03857 family LLM class F420-dependent oxidoreductase, translating into MTSTAATIPTPESVPQQTLPEIGYYALSRHPVDPAELADEAGLADRAGFGAAFVSERFNVKDAAVLAGGLAAASRRMGVATAATNHNTRHPIITASMAATLSTMTDGRFALGLGRGFAAQWQVLGVPDVTSAQLTDAASVLRTLWRGEMILGHDGPLGTYDYLNLGVAVPPVPILLVTMSPNTLRLAGRIADGVVLHTFFSDEATIAAVETVRAAAAEAGRDPASVRIWSVLATVPDHLDDDDRLRRLYGRLATYLQGYPDVLMRANGWRGDDLERIRDSPAFAGARGPIDATATADELARLAEVIPASWVADSAVGSAEQCAAAVARQFDLGVDSVIMHGAAPSELLSVLTAYRSIRPALPALPVNPGSVAGPPVQ; encoded by the coding sequence ATGACCTCGACCGCGGCCACCATACCGACACCGGAATCCGTCCCTCAGCAAACGCTTCCGGAGATCGGCTACTACGCACTCTCGCGCCATCCGGTCGATCCCGCCGAACTCGCCGACGAAGCGGGGCTCGCCGACCGCGCGGGCTTCGGTGCCGCCTTCGTCTCCGAGCGGTTCAACGTGAAGGACGCGGCCGTACTCGCGGGCGGTCTCGCGGCGGCGAGTCGCCGGATGGGCGTCGCCACGGCCGCGACCAACCACAACACCCGTCACCCCATCATCACCGCGTCCATGGCCGCCACGTTGTCGACCATGACGGATGGTCGCTTCGCGCTCGGCCTCGGTCGTGGATTCGCCGCACAGTGGCAGGTTCTCGGGGTTCCCGATGTCACGAGCGCCCAGCTCACCGACGCCGCCTCGGTGTTGCGCACCCTTTGGCGCGGCGAGATGATCCTGGGCCACGACGGCCCGCTCGGCACCTACGACTACCTCAACCTCGGTGTCGCGGTTCCACCGGTCCCCATCCTGCTCGTGACGATGTCGCCCAACACCTTACGTCTTGCCGGGCGCATCGCCGACGGTGTCGTCCTGCACACGTTCTTCTCCGACGAGGCCACCATCGCCGCGGTCGAGACCGTCCGGGCGGCGGCCGCCGAGGCCGGTCGGGACCCCGCTTCGGTGCGCATCTGGTCGGTACTGGCCACCGTGCCCGACCATCTCGATGATGACGACCGGTTGCGACGTCTGTACGGCCGGCTCGCGACCTATCTCCAGGGGTATCCGGACGTCCTGATGCGTGCCAACGGATGGCGTGGGGATGATCTCGAACGAATCAGAGACAGTCCGGCTTTCGCCGGCGCCCGCGGACCCATCGACGCCACCGCCACGGCCGACGAACTGGCCCGGCTCGCCGAGGTCATCCCGGCGTCGTGGGTCGCCGACAGCGCGGTCGGCAGTGCCGAACAGTGCGCGGCCGCCGTGGCGCGCCAGTTCGACCTGGGAGTCGACTCGGTCATCATGCACGGCGCCGCGCCGTCGGAACTGTTGTCGGTGCTGACGGCGTACCGGTCGATACGACCCGCCTTGCCGGCTCTGCCAGTGAACCCGGGTTCGGTTGCGGGACCACCGGTTCAGTGA